In Phragmitibacter flavus, one DNA window encodes the following:
- a CDS encoding PQQ-binding-like beta-propeller repeat protein produces MQASCKKIHRRDTLFAGFLLLSTITAAQAEWNQWRGSQRNGISSDTTPITSTFPKDGPPELWKSESIPSDHDGGHSSLVVSGDHLFLPVVWHTANPSEQRLVDGEVLASLGHRGTNLLGPELTAKMEAARHDMPRLRGTALDEWARTWVKENFSEEQRLILGSWAEGRFKQGKQAIDLAILDQLNKPPKKPFDSPAELNAWLDELNLDPSVRERFIKAVPNTIKSAEDVVLCLDAKSGKTLWKFKAEGHPTGRTNASTCAVADDRVYAVLSTHLYAIDANSGALIWKTPVSKNGKGSSPLYADGKIYLLEGTLMCVNAADGQILWTNKETKGSNSSPILWKTSDGLTTLVCQTNNNLTGIDPVTGELRWKTEGGGQSTPVAQDDHLVILSSTKGVALRCYQAQPNAPPKTLWTHDFLSSRYSASPLIHGDEVYLLGSSRHLCLNLADGKVHWESQVESTISSPVLIDGKLVIMDNNGTFLNLLKATPETYTPLGRTRISAMWCPTPTPWQGRLIIRKKDHVACYDLREGGNGQ; encoded by the coding sequence ATGCAAGCCTCATGTAAAAAAATCCATCGTCGCGACACCCTTTTTGCGGGTTTTTTGCTCCTCTCCACCATCACCGCCGCCCAGGCCGAATGGAACCAGTGGCGCGGCAGCCAGCGCAACGGCATCTCCTCCGACACCACGCCCATCACCTCAACTTTCCCGAAAGACGGACCACCCGAACTTTGGAAAAGCGAATCCATTCCCAGCGATCATGATGGCGGCCACAGCAGCCTCGTCGTCTCCGGCGACCACCTCTTCCTCCCCGTTGTCTGGCACACCGCCAACCCCTCCGAACAACGCCTCGTCGACGGCGAAGTCCTCGCCTCCCTCGGCCATCGCGGCACCAACCTCCTCGGACCCGAACTCACCGCCAAAATGGAAGCCGCCCGCCATGACATGCCGCGGCTCCGCGGCACCGCCCTTGATGAATGGGCCCGCACTTGGGTCAAAGAGAACTTCTCCGAAGAACAACGCCTCATCCTCGGCTCCTGGGCCGAAGGCCGGTTCAAACAAGGCAAACAAGCCATCGACCTCGCCATTCTCGACCAGCTCAACAAGCCACCCAAAAAACCCTTCGACAGCCCTGCCGAACTCAACGCCTGGCTCGATGAACTGAACCTCGATCCTTCCGTCCGCGAACGCTTCATCAAAGCCGTTCCCAACACCATCAAAAGCGCCGAAGATGTCGTCTTATGCCTTGATGCCAAATCCGGCAAAACCCTCTGGAAATTCAAGGCCGAAGGCCACCCCACCGGTCGCACCAACGCCTCCACTTGCGCCGTTGCCGACGACCGCGTTTACGCCGTTCTCAGCACCCACCTCTACGCCATCGACGCCAACTCCGGTGCCCTCATTTGGAAAACCCCCGTCAGCAAAAACGGCAAAGGCAGCTCCCCCCTCTATGCCGACGGCAAAATCTACCTCCTCGAAGGCACCCTCATGTGCGTCAACGCCGCCGACGGCCAAATCCTCTGGACCAACAAAGAAACCAAAGGCAGCAACTCCAGCCCCATCCTGTGGAAAACCTCCGACGGCCTCACCACCCTCGTCTGCCAGACCAACAATAATCTCACCGGCATCGATCCCGTCACCGGCGAACTTCGCTGGAAAACCGAAGGTGGAGGCCAGTCCACCCCCGTCGCCCAGGACGATCATCTCGTGATCCTCAGCAGCACCAAAGGCGTTGCCCTCCGTTGCTACCAAGCCCAACCCAACGCCCCTCCAAAAACCCTCTGGACCCACGACTTCCTATCCTCCCGCTACAGCGCATCCCCCCTCATCCACGGCGACGAAGTCTATCTCCTCGGCAGCAGCCGCCACCTCTGCCTCAACCTCGCCGACGGCAAAGTCCATTGGGAATCACAAGTCGAGTCCACCATCTCCTCCCCCGTCCTCATCGACGGCAAATTGGTGATCATGGACAACAACGGCACCTTCCTCAACCTCCTCAAAGCCACCCCCGAAACCTACACCCCCCTTGGCCGCACCCGCATCAGCGCCATGTGGTGCCCCACCCCCACCCCCTGGCAAGGCCGACTCATCATCCGCAAGAAAGACCACGTCGCGTGTTACGACCTCCGAGAGGGAGGCAATGGCCAATAG
- a CDS encoding L,D-transpeptidase family protein → MLLSSCASTSRVAAVLPKAEPVLYEWYGEGLQGPVKVDIVLDEQIAYVTIGGEDAGWSYLATGLPKYATPTGSFKILEKVVDKHSNLWGVIKDEYGTTVNSDARNGRDPVPPGGRFMGAQMPYWMRLTNSGIGMHVGVIPQPGLPASHGCIRLPRGFAIELFSVVKLGTPVTIRGSTPYARDYNLSRATGAVSSDAIVAMSTLR, encoded by the coding sequence ATGCTGCTTTCTTCCTGTGCTTCAACGTCGCGAGTGGCGGCGGTATTGCCAAAAGCTGAGCCGGTTTTGTATGAATGGTATGGTGAGGGGTTGCAGGGGCCGGTGAAGGTGGACATCGTTCTCGACGAGCAGATTGCTTATGTGACCATCGGTGGCGAGGATGCAGGATGGTCGTATCTGGCGACGGGGTTGCCGAAATACGCGACGCCGACGGGGAGTTTCAAGATTTTGGAGAAGGTGGTCGACAAGCATTCGAACCTTTGGGGGGTGATCAAGGATGAGTATGGCACGACAGTGAATTCGGATGCGCGCAATGGCCGTGATCCGGTGCCGCCAGGGGGGCGGTTCATGGGGGCGCAAATGCCGTATTGGATGCGTTTGACCAACAGCGGGATCGGAATGCATGTGGGCGTGATTCCTCAGCCGGGATTGCCGGCTTCGCATGGTTGCATCCGTCTGCCGCGGGGGTTTGCGATCGAGCTGTTCTCGGTGGTGAAGCTGGGGACGCCGGTGACGATCCGTGGCTCGACACCGTATGCGCGCGATTACAATTTGAGCAGGGCGACCGGGGCGGTTTCTTCGGATGCTATCGTGGCCATGTCGACTTTGCGATAG